The Oreochromis niloticus isolate F11D_XX linkage group LG18, O_niloticus_UMD_NMBU, whole genome shotgun sequence DNA window ATCTTAACAAGTTACATATTAACATAGGACCCCATATTTGATAGCAGTTTCACAATTCTTGCATCCATGGAACTTGTGATTTTTTTCGAGAGTTTCTGCTTGAATGTCTTTCCAGGATGTCAGAATAGCTTCCCAGAGCTCCTGTTTGGATGTGAACTGCCTCATAGATCTTTTGCTTGAGGACGCTCCAAAGACTCTCAGTAGAATTGAGgtcaggggaggatgtgggccACACCATGagtttttctccttttatgCCGATAGCAGTCAATGATACAGAGGTATTCCCCTGAGATGGTGCACTGTCTTGCATAAAGATGATTTTGTTGTGGAAAGCACGATTCTTCTTTTTGTACCATGGAAGAAAGTGGTCAGTCAGAAACTCCACATACTTTGCAGAGGTAATTTTCACACCTTCAGGGACCCTAAAGGGGCCAACCAGCTCTCTCCCCATGATTCTGGCCCAAAACAAGACTCCACCACCTCCTTGCTGACATCGCAGCCTTGTTGGGACATGGTGGCTGTCCATCAACCATCCACCACTCCATCCATCTGGACCATCCAGGGTTGCACTGCACTCATCAGTGAACAAGACTGTTTGAAAATGAGTCTTCATGTAGTCTGCAACTGTTTCTGCTTGTGAGCATTGGTTAGGGGTCCTCAGTCCTTGTCTCACCATATGTAGAGTAAGACTCTCTGTGGTGCCTTGTAGCTGGAGCCTTTAAGTGGCCTCAGGGAGAAGGATCATGCTCTGAGATTTATCATCTAATATGGCAAATGTCTCCAGGGTGTGTATAGCGTTCTACAGCAGCACTTTACTCATCTTCGGAAGCCCTTGGTTACAGACAGCACGACGGTTTAGGTAGAGCACATCAGTAGATGGTTTACTCGCCAGTTCAGTGCCGTGTTCTGTTGGTGGTTTAGGTGCAGCAGCTTTGAGATTTACTGCAGGGCTTCTAGGTGTTTTGCCTTGCATGTCTTGCACTGCACTTTAAATCAACACTAAGCAGCCTGGTGGTGCCACCCACAATGCCAGCAGCGATTATTGGACTTAATCCAAGTAGATTTTTGCTCCTTTGTCGGCATCTTGAGGTTGACACACTGATCTACGAAGTGCAGTGTTATTACAATAAGGACAACAAGCTGTGGGCttccacttcagtgactgtcagtgagatgtttgtccagtcctctctcagaatgtcctgtagtttatctctgacctctgacacagctgctgtcacatcctcaaagtagctcagaggacggatattgatgctggatgagtctgtagactcactgagtgctgacagtgaggggtagttgtgtagaaactggatgtgatcctctgtgtgtgagagctgcttcagctcagcatctttcctcttcagctcagtgatctcctgctccagcttctcctcaagctctttgactcgactcacttcagtttcctgctgggatctgatctgctgcttcacatcagagcttcttttctggatgagatGGATCAGCTTAGTGAAGATCTTCTCACTGTGCTCCACTGTTTGATCAGCAGACTgattgatggcctccacctcctgttgaagcagcttcacatctttctctctgtcctggattctctgctggatgttttgtcgactcacctccagctctctctgcctctcagtcctttctgctgcagtGGAGACAATAGTTATGTCCacaggggggggaaaaaaaaaaaaaaaaatcacctgatCCTTCAGTATATCCAAACAGATCGAACAACAGAAAGTTTCTTGGAAGTgttttctgtgtcgtttctccTCTCTCTGCCAAAGATTGCGGGGTTTCTCACAGGGAGGATTATCGGGCTGATTTATTGCGGTACAAAGTGCAGCAAATGTTGGTCCTTTGTCTTCTTAGCCAAAAGTGTATTGCATTGTTCCCCCAAGGCTTGATTCAGACAAAGAATCCTGACACAGTTAGGTGTGATGGGTTTACTGCCCTTTAATGCAGTACAGAGGATATATATAAGGTCTGAAAAGTCACAAAGTAAGATTAAAAATTGTCATTAATGATGCAGTCATAACAAATGAAGGTCCAAGAGCATGAGCCATGTACTATATTTTATCTCTACAGCTATAAACAAGGTATAGCTCAGCTGCTACACAATGTAACAGGCTAGGATGACACAACCCCCCCCTCATAATAGCACAGGGTGTAGCACAGTTCACCAGAAACTGAAAACTTGTTCAAGCCTGCTTTCCAGAATGAACAGTTGCTACATTGTAACTTATATTTATCTGGATGTACACACAGGGGCCTGAATGAAGCCCTGAACTAAAAGACCAGCAGCATGGCTGAAATGGCCATAACTGGTTCAGATGCACTAAATGGCAGGGCCTCCAATGTCAACGTCAAAGCAGCTCTGAATCGTGAAATACACTACCTGCGGTAGCGAAGGATCTGGCCGCCCCATCATCAACAAATTTGGGGTGACTGGATCTGGGTCTGCCAAATCAGATAAAACATAGCCTAAGGGGTGGATAACAGTTATTAGTTAAAAACACCTTCAAGCTCAACCAGGACTGTTGTTAGCACTTCTTTACTGAGGACTTGCAAAACCAGGACTGTAGTCAGGGCAGCATTGACAGACTGGATTTCACACTCCCAGCAGTGTGAAATCATTTTGGAGGCCAAAATGATGACCACTAGGTGGAGTAAGTGGAATTTTATATGATTGGTTCCTTGGTCACATAGCAACTCTGCTGGCTTTCCACTCTGGGAGATAAATCTCCTCAGGGTCATCAGAAAGGAGTCTGTATTGATGTTGAACAGTAACTCAATATGAACTGCTCTTGTTGTGAGATATTTGAAAAGCAGACCCCAAAGTTTCTCATGTCGATGGTCAATTTTGACCTGCAGCTGTCCAAGACAACCAATTCCTGTTGAGAAAAAGGCTGGTTTATGCAATTTGAGCTAAGGAGGATGAATATCAGCCATCTTAGGGTTGACTGGTTGGGCTCTCCAGCTTTGGCAGTAAGGACAAGAGAACTGCTCTCTTCCGATAGCCTCATGACCACAAAGGATCCAGAACACTCTCCTCTGTTCAGCAAAGAGTCGTTCTGCACCTGGttcccaaaagttgattctgttcagcaAGTTAAGCAAATTCAAaaagcaccatacatgttttttgttgaagagcaaaaaataaaaggaggtagagtgtgtctgtgagcagagaaaaacaccCCAACAACTATTAAGTTTTATATACCTGTGCAGTGTAAGTCTTTCTCACGTTCCCAGATGTTATCCAGCACTCTGAACTGCTCTTTCCCGGTCCAGACGAAGATTTCTTCAGACTCCTGCTTCACTACAACCTGCACTACATCCTGACTGGTGCAGacttcctcctgttcctctttaatctgtggaAGTTCTGGACCATCCTCATTCAGACCAAAGTTCCCCTCCTGTTTATAGACCTCTGGGTCATTCAgactctcctcttcctcacacttCATATTGCTGTAGGGGATCTTAAAGGATAAGGGGACATAACAAGAAGGTTACTAATACTGTATGATGACAGGAAGGCACATCTGAGCAAATATATTCTAGCAAGACTGTACACTGTGAGCATGTTGCTCACATATGTGAGTGAAATTTAGAGTGTACCAATGGGACAAATGTTTAAGAGCACCTCTGTGAGTGATTCGAGTTATGACACTTTTATTGACAAAGTTCAGAGTGCACCACATTCAGGTGGCTGCTGCCAGATTCATTTAAGCCAGTTTGATTTTCACTGTTGCATgttcaaataaaacaacagtgactacatgaattaaaatttatatttacattaaagCAAATGGTAACAATTTTTCAACCAttattgaaaaataataataataggacAGCAGTAAAACAATACATAAGAACAGATGGTAACACAATGTAACTTGATACAGGGTTCTTGAAAAGTAgcaagtgaatgtgtttaacttTTTTGATTATAGGATaataagagggaaaaaaatgtaaatataaaataaggaTTGTGGAAGTATATTGCAAAAAACTATCTTGGAAGCAAGTCGAGGTCAGATTATGTGGAAcacacagattttaaaaaaggaatgaTAATGAGGCATTTGTAATAACtaaactgtaaatataaaaaggTCATGGTCCTTTGTGTCTGAAGGATTTCCCTCCTCTCTTCACTTCTTTTGctgtgggggaggggtgggtgGTGGGTCACTTTATGTGTTTGAATTAACTCGTGATTTTTAACGAGATTTAGTTTACaatattttcatttcctctcGCCAATTCCACAGAATCAATATACCATTATTTAATAACATCTGGAATACATTTCTGACCCATCTCGGTTTGGTTCAGACACCCGGGGCTGAAGACACGCACACCTCCACTTAACACAGAGAAAATATACAAGTTGCTGCTCTTAGCACAGAAAAACTGCTAATCTGGCCAGTATTCATCCCCAGTGAACCACCACGAGGATTATCCTGCGCCATCACCGCTCTCTAAAATCATGACAAACATGTACCAAGCTCCTGTCCCATAGCCGTCTTTATTATTGATAAATTTTAATTGTCTATTCCATTCTTATTATTTAGCTGCTTGCCTTTATTTGTACTCCTTTCCTtctttaatttctgctgttcaattcaattcaatttaatttttaattaaatttaattttattcatataccaccaaaccacaacaacagttgcctaaaggcactttatattgtaagataaagaccctacaatgataCAAAGAACACACCAACAATCAAATGTTAAGCAaccactttggcaacagtggggaggaaaaactcttttaacaATATGTCCGTATAAGTTCTCAGTCATTCAGGTAACAGTCGTCTAAGgcgcttggaaagaaagcggcTAAATTACATGTTTCACCTCCCATCCGATACACTCTTTTTTATTCTAAAGCCAAATGGTGGatagtcccaggtatttaaaacCTGGTGGGAGTTGCCCCTTAAGATGATTATGTCTCTCGTCACACaacaaaggtgtgaaaaaagggtCAATATCATAAGAGATTTTGTGTCAAACCATTGTGAGACTCTGCCTCAGCCCATCATGTGACCTGAAATCacctgttcaaagatggtcgtttaCAGTGGATAAAATACACTGAACACTTTAAGtgtgtgtaaacacacacactttaatgaTGAAATGTAAATTATGTAACTGTGTACAaatatgttctttttttcccttttcttttcagtttccGTGCTTTGCCTTCACATTACTTCCTGTTGCACGTCTAGTATTGTGTCACATATTATTGAAGTAAGACGCACGTATTGTAGTCCATCGTATTTACATACCTGTTTTTTCGGATATCCAGCAGTATGCGCTCACAGCTGGTCCTCCTCAATCATAGCTTATTAACATTTCAGATTTCTTCGCCTGCAGTACCAAGTCTATCCTTTAACTCTCGCGGATACTGCACCAAACAGCCAAAACATCGCGTCACATccgtttttttcttcttctattgcATTTCTGGCAGACTGGACTAAAAGGTGTATTAGCGCCCCCTAATGATTCAAATTGAGCACTGACTTAAAGGAATAGTGAATGACAGAGAtctcaaactcattttacatcgtcAGTCACATAAACCAAATTTTAATCTTGAGTGggccagaccagtgaaactctGCTTTCTATCGATTTAAGTACACACTTTAGTATCAGTttgaaataaatcaaacaagcTGAGCTGAACATGATCCCCTGTTAACAGAAACTAAAATTAGTGCAACTGAACCCAGAACATTTTACACATGCTGACGGAGCTGCAGACGAGTAAGGACAAAAAAATATCCGCAGGAAGTCcttttttactattttattagctttttacgtcttgatgcattctcaatcatccaggtaggTAAATCttcaaaggttgattctgttcatctggatatagcgttttcagtgggagaaacgtttcgtcactcatccaagtgacttcttcagtctcagctgactgcaggttttcctatagacagtacatttgcataatgactgaaactagcccactgaaggaacaatgggctgggaggtcagttcatTCATCatgattatgcaaattctcatgaccattgatcaacaaccattgatcaaagcccactgatcaatggccatgagtaccattcacagagagttggggaatggctgcaatcacagcattgtaagatggcgaaagatgtacccttaggccccctcctcgattcagagatggtctttcccttttcacataaatgtgaaaagggaaagacttttcatttacgtgaaaaggccTCCTTTTCATTTACGTGAAAATCTTTAGAGAGAAACTTTGTGAGCATTGCAAAATGTTGCTGCACTTGTTATCAGAGTGCATAATCCGTTCTCACACTCAGCTGCTGTTGGCAAAGATACTCAGCATACTGAGGAGAAAGGTTATAACAGGGTTAGCTGTGTGTGCTCTCCACTCTGTGAAAGAGGCTCTGATTTCAGATTTCCCAATAGACTTATGGTGCGTACACACCGAATGCGATAGACGCAACTAGAGCGTCAGGTTACAGTTTATTGTCTGGAAGGAAGTTATTCTCTCGAATATGATGTATTCTCAAAGAAAATTATTATAGTCATTTATGCATAGTGAGCTTTTTGATTTCCaattaaaaatgtagtattttatTTAGATGTGGAGTAGCAGCGACTGTACTCCGAGTTCTCACCACATGATcaaactcctcaccctatcaCTATGGAAGAAACTagccaccctttggagaaaAGTCATTTACACTGCTTGTATCTGTGATCccattctttcagtcactacacAGAGCTCATGATCGTAGGTGAGGGTGGAACCATAGATTGACCAGTAAATCCATGGCTTACACTAAGGCTGCATCAAAGCTCAAACCACAGGAGAGTCAATGGCtttccacatttattcatttgaCACCTAAAGTTGATTTATGATTTCCTGATCTTTCTGGGTTGAAGTTAATCCACAGTTTTCAGCAGTGAAGGGTTTTAGGGTTTTTGTAGTGGACACTTCTCTCCCATCTTTCCCATGGTCCCTTCATGCAGCATAGGTGTTACAGGTTGTGACTCCGGTGAACAAATTGACACAGTGTGATCTCTCTTTACTGATGATGTTGAAGCTGCTGAAGGCTCAGTGAAGTTTTTACACTGAGGTTAACAACTGAAATTTGAAAACCAATAATGCACAACACAAGAGGTTGCCTTCATCCTGCTAACAGGGGTGGAGAGGAAGGTAAAGCATTGCAGCTTAGTTTGTCCATACATTTGACAATTTGCCATGTTTTTAGGGTGAACAAGTCCTTTATAATAAAGGTTACTTTATAATAAAGTGCATTGtgtcataaacataaacatttctACTAAAATATGCTGCAGAAAGGCaaacatgcattttttaaatcataattACACTCAAACACCGTCGCAAAAGTCAGTTTAGTACGTCCTATGTTCTTTATATCCTTTTTATTGGATTTATTCTATATGCTGCCGTGAAAAAAGGTTGCTGTCGAAAAGAGTTTTGAAGCACAAAAACGCAGGACTTTTTTGTGTAAGGAGGGCAGCAACACACCTTTGATGGGTCTAGTCTGCCGTAAATGCAATAGAAGAAGGAAAGCGGAAGTGACGCGACTCTTACTATTTAGCAGCGTCTTCAGTATCCGAGAGTTTAAGGAAAGACGAACTGCAGCCGAAGAAATCTCAGAAATTTAAAAGACATCAGTGAAGAGATCAGCTGTCCACGCAGACTGTTGGATATCCGAGATAAAGTCACACAGGTGTGTAAAACGGCGTCAATGAGCTAACGCGGGAATACGACTCCTGTAGGACCCTGATCAGAGCTCAGTTTGCAGGCTCAAATCTCAAACCAGCGAGGAGCTACGAGCTGTTTATAATAGGAATAACAcaagtttctctctcttttttttttaacgaaaACCTTTAAGCCCAAAGTTCAGTGAGACACGGGAGGGGCGTGACTAGTAAAAAGGCGGCTTTACACATTTAAATCAAAGAAACGTACAGAGAAAGTGGGGCAGGTCCAAATAGTCCTGAAATACCTCCTATTATGTCTCCTTATTCTAGCTACTTTTCCTTGACCTTGAAGGCAAGCGTAACGAGGTCGATAAAAGCTGTGAATGAGAATTAATAAGCACTTTAAAAGAGAAGCACAGCTCAGAgagctgcagtgactccagacTCAATAACAGAGTGACGCTGTGCTGACTCCAGTGTGCAAGAGATGGACTACAAAACCCGCAGCTGGGTTCTTATAAACGAGGTTAACAGGGGCTTCAATATTCGCCATGTCAGCAATGTTTCTGTTATGTATTCAATAAATTACAATGGTGTATACGTATACATCTCTACTTATatttattagtcctttatttatccaggtaaaaatctcatttcaaAGAGAGTCCTGGCATCATGGCAgcaaaagtcaaaaaacatgtACCACATAAGCACataacaattaaaacaaatacaatatccTGTACAAACATGTGAAAAATATAGAGTAACAGATCATTAAGAGCAACCAGTCTAGACCAGTTAATGGCACTTGCTGGGTTCCCCCTAGAATCTAAGCAGGGAATTTACCCAATGTGTTGTATAATATGTAATATGttatgtgattaggtagaggatcgttagggggtccttttgtccctctcgGGGAgatactcccacagggcttaaatctgggacatttgaccctagaactgaagaagcttctcggatgagaggtgaaacgtcttcaagcaacttaaagaagtccagacgcttttctttccaagctccttagactataaTATGTAATATAAATTTATGCAATGtcatttatgtaaatttgtatAGAATATATTATATCTTATACACCTATTATGATATGTTATCTTATATTACAATGTAAATTTgaagagaaatttattttgacagtagtcataaaagcaataaaaataatatattacTAAAAATAACACCACTGATGGTGAAAAAACAACCACATAACAGCAGTAACCTGTTGTGTATCTCTTATGTGTTtgtggagatgtgcatggcttCAGCCCCAGGTGTCTGACCAAGGTCAGAAACGGATTCCAGATGTCATTAAATTACAGTTTTTGTTACTCTGGGAGGAAGTTATTCTCTGTAATGTGATGTGTCATTACCCAGAGCTCATGAGCGACTAATGTGGAGATGGATGCTTAGGTGAGGGTGGGACCATAAACTGATGGCTTTGCTTTTATGCTCAGCTCTTTCATCACCACAACAGACATCAATGCACTGATGTCTGTTATCGGAGAGTGGCATTATGTCTGGACCCTATCTCAGCTGTCGTAGCGCAGGAAGCttggtacaccctggacaggtcgccaacCTGatacagggctaacacacagagacagacaaccattcttACTCAGATTCTTGCCTATGGGCAACCAGtcgccaattaacctaaccccactaactgcatgccTTTGAActatgggaggaagctggagtacccagaaAGAACCCACATGTACCACATAAGTGATATGGGATATGTTGTCAAAAAGAGTGTGTAATTGGCACAGGTAGATTCCTCAAAGCTTTGAGCACAGCACCAAAACTTTGTCTCTATTATGTTACTCTTGACAGAGTCCTAACCATAAGTGTTTACAGTGGACCTGCACATATTGCTGTTCCTCAGTAATGCTGGTATTTCATGAAACATGGCAGAACTTAAATGAACTGTCTTTTCAGTTGTGCACAATGACCGAGCTACTAATGTGAAGATGGATGCAAATGAGAATATTGCAACTTAAAGCTTTTCACCACTTGCAGTACTAGTTATCATTCCTCcactttatttattgttttcataTTCTGTCTCAAAACATTTGTCACATTTGTGTTTCCCTGTCATCTCATTAGTAACCTTTTTGTTGTGTCCGTTTGTCCCTCAAGACCTCCCACAACAACATGaagtgtgaggaagaggagggtctGGATGACCAGCAGGTCTGTAACCAGGAGAGAAATTCCAGTCTGAGCAAGCAGGGCCTAGAGCTCccacagattaaagaggaacaggaggaagtCTCCACCAGTCAGGATGTAGACTCGCTTGTAGTGAAGCAGGAGGCCGAAGGAATCATCGTCTGGACTGGGGAAGAGCGGCTCAGACTACTGGATACCATCTGGAAATGTGAAAAACACGACAAAGGCATGTAATGTTCTtagtaaaaacaaatatgacTCATGTAGGATTCCAAACTGAACACCaaattacttttacttttagaGGTAGAGGATGAATTTAAGAGCCAAATGCAAGTATCATTATACCTCTCTTTCCTAAGCTAAATCTATACTTTGTGTCAGTTAGCTGATAAACTGACTTAAATTCTTAGACTGAACTTGAGACTAGATTTTAATGCAGCATTTTGTCCAAACTGAATACAATACTTTGCTTATTGAATCTAAATCATTTTGAAGTTCTTTATATTTACCCACAAATGTTGCTAAAAGTTTAGAAAGAAACAATCTTGAGAATGTAATTAATGGTACAACCCAAAAATAGCATAAGATAGAACTTAATTTAT harbors:
- the LOC102080068 gene encoding uncharacterized protein LOC102080068 isoform X6, which codes for MKCEEEESLNDPEVYKQEGNFGLNEDGPELPQIKEEQEEVCTSQDVVQVVVKQESEEIFVWTGKEQFRVLDNIWEREKDLHCTDPDPVTPNLLMMGRPDPSLPQTLYISSVLH
- the LOC102080068 gene encoding uncharacterized protein LOC102080068 isoform X5; its protein translation is MKCEEEESLNDPEVYKQEGNFGLNEDGPELPQIKEEQEEVCTSQDVVQVVVKQESEEIFVWTGKEQFRVLDNIWEREKDLHCTGYVLSDLADPDPVTPNLLMMGRPDPSLPQTLYISSVLH
- the LOC102080068 gene encoding uncharacterized protein LOC102080068 isoform X3, whose translation is MKCEEEESLNDPEVYKQEGNFGLNEDGPELPQIKEEQEEVCTSQDVVQVVVKQESEEIFVWTGKEQFRVLDNIWEREKDLHCTGYVLSDLADPDPVTPNLLMMGRPDPSLPQIHGRSVTRRGTPVWTWRTQILHRLKKNRRKCPSIRKESSFH
- the LOC102080068 gene encoding uncharacterized protein LOC102080068 isoform X4, which codes for MKCEEEESLNDPEVYKQEGNFGLNEDGPELPQIKEEQEEVCTSQDVVQVVVKQESEEIFVWTGKEQFRVLDNIWEREKDLHCTDPDPVTPNLLMMGRPDPSLPQIHGRSVTRRGTPVWTWRTQILHRLKKNRRKCPSIRKESSFH